The Synechocystis sp. PCC 7509 genome includes a window with the following:
- a CDS encoding alpha/beta fold hydrolase, whose translation MSKIKNIVLVHGFWTDASSYSKVISTLLTEGYEVIAVQNLLTSLADDVAATKRALNRLEGKCILVGHSWGGTVITEAGNDERVAGLVYIAALAPDTGESMIDLMSKYGTPSPHFQEQEGFVWISIEGVQKILAGDLSAAQSALIHATQTPPSTSLLQAKVDLPAWKTKPSWYIIANNDQSVPPDLQRELSKRMGAKTSAVESSHLAMVSHAQEVLDVIREAAKSLS comes from the coding sequence GTGAGTAAAATTAAAAATATTGTGTTAGTTCACGGTTTTTGGACAGATGCTTCTAGTTACAGTAAAGTTATTTCTACACTATTGACAGAAGGCTACGAAGTTATTGCCGTTCAAAATCTACTTACTTCTTTAGCGGACGATGTGGCGGCAACAAAACGCGCTTTAAATCGCCTTGAAGGTAAATGTATTTTAGTTGGTCATTCGTGGGGTGGTACAGTTATTACCGAAGCTGGTAACGATGAGCGAGTAGCTGGCTTAGTCTATATTGCCGCCCTTGCTCCTGATACTGGCGAATCGATGATAGATTTGATGAGTAAATACGGAACTCCATCGCCGCATTTTCAAGAACAAGAAGGCTTTGTTTGGATTTCTATTGAAGGCGTACAAAAGATTTTAGCGGGCGACCTTTCCGCCGCGCAATCTGCCTTAATACACGCAACGCAAACTCCACCTTCTACATCGCTGCTGCAAGCAAAAGTAGATTTGCCAGCGTGGAAAACTAAACCAAGTTGGTATATTATTGCCAATAACGACCAATCTGTACCGCCAGATTTACAGCGCGAGTTATCTAAACGCATGGGTGCAAAAACAAGTGCTGTAGAATCAAGCCACCTAGCAATGGTTTCTCATGCTCAAGAAGTTTTAGACGTGATTAGAGAAGCTGCTAAAAGTCTAAGCTGA
- a CDS encoding DUF6887 family protein, producing the protein MSTDYASMSDRELKRYIMEHRTDNNAFHAYMDRRYTRPNRQVISPNQPDWETKIDIAIQKQIQEGKPPTKVGNTNLKYDLYKGYAIAVQKIEVLSDRWHYIAKPLSLENENLYPLQWDAGKVESYGEDLADAVRKCKSEIDKLVSAAS; encoded by the coding sequence ATGAGTACCGATTATGCAAGTATGAGCGATCGCGAATTAAAACGTTATATAATGGAGCATCGCACTGATAATAATGCTTTCCATGCTTATATGGATAGACGCTACACTCGTCCTAATCGACAAGTAATTTCTCCTAATCAACCAGATTGGGAGACAAAAATAGACATAGCAATTCAAAAACAAATTCAAGAAGGCAAACCGCCAACAAAAGTAGGAAATACCAACTTAAAATACGACTTATACAAAGGTTATGCGATCGCCGTACAAAAAATTGAAGTTTTAAGCGATCGTTGGCATTATATAGCTAAACCTCTAAGCCTAGAAAATGAAAATCTCTATCCGCTTCAGTGGGATGCAGGAAAAGTTGAATCCTATGGAGAAGATTTAGCTGATGCTGTGAGAAAGTGTAAAAGCGAAATAGATAAATTGGTTAGTGCGGCAAGTTAG
- a CDS encoding DUF6888 family protein, whose translation MIKPTSVQLQRLYDQCYRITNIFLQPIHLVRIDDRTGNLYILAGVEESIEVEIDPQGDFVT comes from the coding sequence GTGATAAAGCCAACTTCAGTTCAATTACAACGCTTATATGACCAGTGTTATCGGATAACTAATATATTTTTGCAGCCAATCCATTTAGTTAGAATAGACGATCGCACGGGAAACTTATATATTTTAGCTGGCGTGGAAGAATCTATTGAAGTAGAAATCGATCCCCAAGGAGATTTTGTAACATGA
- a CDS encoding DUF790 family protein yields the protein MLPSELLTHRLSGETITPKRLRIDEETLAVARELIACFVSARGSTQGELDTQLQELEGDSPDYRFKRGLAHLLKSACEFEVVSPLEPPLLREKVFSLSALNVPSSAQSCQTLDTLALQLSQELEREILPAHIREGLYADLAENKVLMEFEEPTPEQLLHKYNLSQVQGVFYRASQLVLNAHRNVPGEYKLLFRYLKLFQLMAYIEGDAEHGFTITIDGATSLFKPSTRYGLAIAKMIPALLHVTKWSLSAKLQTRDFYTNTWKTGRFSLDSNCGLVSHYPPGKPYDSMLEEAFASRWETLKSEWVLEREVDLIPIPGSVMIPDFRLVHPDGRSLLLEIVGYWRPEYLQKKFSQVRRAERNDLILAISERLNLEKAGVNLTDVPAKIIWFKDKLLPKAVLEVLD from the coding sequence ATGTTACCAAGCGAGTTGCTGACTCATCGGTTAAGTGGGGAAACGATAACCCCAAAAAGACTGAGGATTGACGAGGAAACTTTAGCGGTTGCCAGAGAATTAATTGCTTGCTTTGTATCAGCGCGGGGAAGTACGCAAGGAGAATTAGACACTCAGTTGCAAGAATTGGAAGGAGATAGCCCAGATTATCGTTTTAAACGCGGTTTAGCTCATTTACTCAAAAGTGCCTGTGAGTTTGAAGTTGTTAGTCCTTTAGAGCCACCATTATTAAGAGAGAAAGTATTTAGTTTATCGGCTTTAAATGTTCCAAGTTCCGCTCAAAGCTGTCAAACTTTGGATACTTTAGCATTGCAACTTAGTCAGGAGTTAGAACGAGAAATCTTACCCGCGCACATTCGCGAGGGACTATACGCAGACTTGGCAGAAAATAAGGTTTTGATGGAGTTTGAAGAACCAACACCAGAGCAATTGCTGCATAAATACAATCTCTCCCAAGTACAAGGAGTTTTTTATCGAGCTAGTCAATTAGTATTAAATGCTCATCGCAATGTTCCGGGAGAGTATAAGCTACTGTTTCGCTATTTGAAACTGTTTCAGTTGATGGCTTATATCGAAGGCGATGCCGAACATGGGTTTACAATTACCATTGATGGGGCGACTAGCTTATTTAAGCCTAGTACAAGATATGGGCTTGCGATCGCTAAAATGATTCCCGCACTATTGCACGTCACAAAATGGAGTCTTAGCGCCAAACTACAAACCCGCGATTTTTACACTAATACTTGGAAAACTGGACGATTTAGCCTTGATTCCAATTGTGGTTTGGTGTCTCACTATCCGCCAGGTAAACCTTACGACAGTATGTTAGAAGAAGCCTTTGCTAGTCGCTGGGAAACTTTAAAATCGGAGTGGGTATTAGAGAGGGAAGTAGATTTAATTCCGATTCCGGGTAGCGTCATGATTCCCGATTTTCGCTTAGTGCATCCCGACGGGCGCAGCTTATTATTAGAAATAGTTGGTTATTGGCGACCAGAATATTTACAAAAAAAGTTTTCTCAAGTGCGACGCGCCGAACGAAACGATTTAATTTTGGCAATTTCTGAACGTTTAAACTTAGAAAAAGCTGGAGTAAATTTAACCGATGTTCCGGCAAAAATCATTTGGTTTAAAGATAAGTTGTTGCCCAAAGCTGTGTTAGAAGTATTAGATTAA